A genomic region of Raphanus sativus cultivar WK10039 chromosome 6, ASM80110v3, whole genome shotgun sequence contains the following coding sequences:
- the LOC130496309 gene encoding uncharacterized protein LOC130496309, giving the protein MDSEENSKRVVIPVTLKGVNYLLWARLTKTALGGRGLWDIVEAGRILEKKTILGEDGKVVVVAEAGDKKKVQEDLMVLSIIQSSLETSILEAYSYCVTSKDLWDTLKKVFGNVSNISRVFEVKRAINNLCQEDTEFDKHFGKFRSLWAELEMLRPSTVDPEVLNQRREQDKVFALLFTLNPGYGDLIKHILRGNELPSLDEVCNQIQKEQGSVGLFGGKKDLVLANQADGAEAVANKGHFKPEDKKVWVCDHCKKKGHGRDKCWILHPHLKPHKFRNEARANYTGDVSDVGPVRNNGGGYEKAMASSSSSTMSNTQDETIKRSDIEALNKILKDNSGY; this is encoded by the exons atggattctGAAGAAAACTCAAAGAGGGTTGtgattccagttactctcaagggagtcAACTACTTACTATGGGCAAGGCTCACAAagacagctcttggaggcagaggtctctgggatATTGTTGAAGCAGGCAGGATCCTTGAGAAGAAaactatcctaggagaggatggcaaagtgGTGGTGGTTGCTGAAGCTGGTGATAAGAAGAAAGTTCAAGAGGATCTTATGGTTCTGTCTATCATCCAGAGCAGCCTTGAAACCTCTATTTTAGAAGCTTACTCGTACTGTGTGACTTCCAAAGATCTATGGgatacactcaagaaggtgtttggaaATGTCTCTAACATCagtagagtgtttgaagtcaagagggctattaacaacctgtgtcaagaggatactgagtttgataaacactttgggaagttcagatctttATGGGCTGAACTAGAAATGCTGAGACCATCTACTGTGGATCCTGAGGTGCTGAACCAGAGAAGAGAGCAGGATAAAGTCTTTGCTCTGTTGTTTACTCTTAACCCAGGATATGGTGATTTAATCAAGCATATTCTGAGGGGTAATGAGTTACCATCACTGGATGAAGTATGTaatcaaatccagaaggaacaaggttcagtgggtctctttggaggaaagaaagaTCTGGTACTCGCAAATCAAGCTGATGGAGCTGAGGCAGTAGCCAACAAAGGACATTTCAAGCCTGAagacaagaaagtgtgggtctgtgaccactgcaagaagaaaggacATGGAAGAGATAAGTGCTGGATACTCCACCCCCACTTGAAGCCACATAAATTTAgaaatgaagcaagagctaactacaCTGGTGATGTGAGTGATGTTGGACCTGTGCGCAACAATGGAGGAGGATATGAGAAGGCCATGGCTTCCAGTAGCAGCTCAACAATGAGTAACAcacaagatgagactatcaagcgctcagacattgaagctctcaacaaaatcctcaaagataactctg gatattga
- the LOC108813775 gene encoding ankyrin repeat domain-containing protein 2B yields MASSSDNTRDEKNDSKSKSPKQGSASGASPSPSPSPADFGIDFNAFDFSSMAGILNDPSIKELAEQIAKDPTFNQLAEQLQKSVPSASGEGGGLPNFDPEQYMATMNQVMGNPEFRTMAEKLGNALVQDPQMSSFMEVFANPGATEQFTERMAQMKEDPTLKPILAEIDADPSAMMKYWNDKDVLKKLGEAMGIAVGAEQNVAAEPEPEEVEEVEDEEESIVHQTASLGDVEGLKAALASGGNKDEEDSEGRTALHFACGYGEVKCAQVLVDAGANVNAVDKNKNTPLHYAAGYGRKECVSLLLENGAAVTLQNTDSKTPVDVAKLNNQLEVVKLLEKDAFL; encoded by the exons ATGGCTTCAAGTTCAGACAACACTCGTG ATGAGAAAAACGATTCCAAGAGCAAGAGCCCTAAACAGGGATCTGCCTCAGGAGCTTCTCCTTCACCTTCACCTTCACCTGCTGATTTTGGTATTGACTTCAATGCTTTCGATTTCTCAAGCATGGCGGGTATTCTCAAT GACCCAAGCATCAAGGAATTGGCTGAGCAAATagccaaagatcccacctttaacCAGTTAGCTGAGCAGCTTCAGAAATCTGTTCCAAGTGCATCAGGAGAAGGAGGAGGTCTCCCTAACTTTGATCCGGAACAGTACATGGCTACAATGAATCAGGTTATGGGAAACCCTGAGTTCAGAACCATGGCTGAGAAACTCGGCAACGCCTTGGTACAG gatCCACAAATGTCTTCGTTTATGGAGGTTTTTGCTAACCCTGGAGCAACAGAGCAGTTTACTGAGCGTATGGCACAGATGAAAGAAGATCCTACCTTGAAACCTATATTAGCTGAGATAGATGCTGATCCTTCCGCCATGATGAA GTACTGGAATGATAAAGATGTTTTGAAGAAGCTGGGAGAAGCAATGGGTATAGCTGTTGGAGCTGAGCAGAATGTTGCAGCTGAACCTGAACCTGAGGAGGTGGAAGAagttgaagatgaagaagagtctATTGTTCATCAGACTGCTAGTCTTGGTGATGTTGAG GGTCTGAAAGCTGCGTTAGCATCTGGTGGTaacaaagatgaagaagactCTGAGGGAAGGACAGCATTGCATTTTGCATGTGGATATGGCGAG GTGAAATGTGCTCAAGTTCTTGTGGATGCTGGAGCAAATGTCAATGCAGtggacaaaaacaaaaacactccATTGCATTATGCCGCTGGTTACGGACGGAAAGAGTGTGTAAGCCTTCTCTTAGAGAATGGTGCTGCAGT CACTCTGCAAAACACAGACAGTAAAACTCCGGTTGATGTGGCAAAGCTTAACAATCAGCTCGAAGTTGTGAAGCTCCTTGAGAAGGATGCATTCCTCTAA